From Fundulus heteroclitus isolate FHET01 chromosome 5, MU-UCD_Fhet_4.1, whole genome shotgun sequence, a single genomic window includes:
- the LOC118556128 gene encoding ubiquitin carboxyl-terminal hydrolase 37-like, with translation MRSVSSEVELTAVNSGLTYTCPVHEHISVQMLNIRTCRGCGEQSYRVEDFVNLTLELVPGGTVSQCLQEYFKGDQIDYTCHCGAQQSSLQSSFLHPAKNVITSVRVSKEGWIWGIQQTLGQRMMMNMSAKQQEKSCLLP, from the exons ATGAGGTCTGTGTCATCAGAAGTTGAGCTGACAGCTGTAAACTCTGGCCTGACCTACACGTGCCCAGTCCATGAACACATTTCAGTTCAGATGCTGAACATCAGGACCTGCAGGGG ATGTGGTGAGCAGTCCTATAGAGTGGAGGACTTTGTTAACCTCACTCTGGAGCTGGTACCAGGGGGAACGGTGAGCCAGTGTCTGCAGGAGTATTTCAAG GGGGACCAGATAGATTACACGTGCCACTGTGGAGCGCAGCAGTCATCCCTGCAGAGCTCTTTTCTCCACCCTGccaaaaat GTCATCACATCTGTGAGAGTATCCAAAGAGGGCTGGATATGGGGGATTCAGCAAACTCTTGGCCAACGGATGATGATGAACATGTCAGCCAAACAACAGGAGAAGAGTTGTCTGCTGCCGTAG
- the LOC118563133 gene encoding ubiquitin carboxyl-terminal hydrolase 37-like, protein MPEKIDEKERIQCAGDFGDVEDGALDGSHASSRGDSQTGQNSRVEDTVLPSTVSAQIINNQEDSKEGESDVQDNIQPASESQDVPEKIEEKERVCVLNDISGQLGVQVETAPDGGTLPSVAAEKDLHTVKEDSGEVFLTSSATEESLKRTMEVANTEPGHQDVSCTQSSPESGKNETFKSIKNMCGLILSQLFRKAEFNRPGLNHSAKPSSSTKKTIPKQELVCFGLPNLGMTCYMNSILQSLLNLNCFVQEIHKQLPVWRLLPGSQLFRWFLDIEASRFTNIREDKMLVLSTFKWTVAEYNSDFDDDEQKDAHEFLVCVLDIMRSMSSEVELTAVNSGLTYTCPVQEHITLQMLNVRTCRGCGEQSYRLEDFNNLSLDLVPGGTVGQCLQEYLKENQIEFTCHCGAQQSSLQSSFSTLPNVLILHLKRFIVTRSYTVNKMKNPITLSKELVLKEEYMANRNTTARYSLVSVVSHMGSSADSGHYICDSIYGRPDMGDSANLWLTYNDERVSQTTAEDVCRRRETTAFLLFYEKQALEELTHLPSGLQY, encoded by the exons ATGCCAGAAAAGATTGATGAGAAAGAACG TATACAATGCGCTGGTGATTTTGGGGATGTCGAAGATGGAGCACTGGATGGTTCTCATGCATCTTCCAGAGGAGACTCCCAAACTGGCCAAAACAGCAGAGTGGAAGATACTGTCTTGCCGTCTACTGTCTCAGCACAGAT CATCAACAACCAAGAGGACTCAAAAGAAGGAGAGTCTGATGTTCAAGACAACATCCAACCTGCGTCTGAAAGTCAGGACGTGCCAGAAAAGATTGAGGAGAAAGAACG TGTCTGCGTCCTGAACGACATTTCAGGACAACTTGGAGTCCAGGTGGAAACTGCTCCTGATGGTGGCACTCTTCCCTCAGTTGCCGCTGAGAAAGACTTACACACCGTGAAAGAAGACAGCGGAGAAGTATTTCTGACCTCTTCTGCCACAGAAGAGAG ttTAAAGAGAACCATGGAAGTGGCAAATACGGAACCTGGACACCAAGATGTTTCCTGCACACAATCTTCTCCTGAGTCAGGAAAAAATGAGacttttaaaagcataaaaaacatgTGTGGGTTAATCCTGTCTCAACTGTTTCGTAAG GCTGAATTCAACCGTCCAGGACTCAACCACTCAGCAAAGCCTTCTTCAAGTACCAAGAAAACCATCCCCAAACAGGAGCTGGTCTGCTTTGG GTTACCCAACCTGGGCATGACTTGCTACATGAACTCCATCCTCCAAAGCCTCCTAAATCTAAACTGCTTCGTTCAAGAGATCCACAAGCAGCTGCCTGTGTGGCGCCTTCTCCCCGGATCTCAGCTCTTCAG ATGGTTTCTAGATATTGAAGCCAGTCGCTTCACCAACATCAGAGAAGACAAAATGTTGGTTCTATCCACTTTTAAATGGACTGTCGCTGAATATAATTCAGATTTTGACGATGACGAGCAGAAG GATGCCCATGAGTTCCTCGTTTGTGTTCTGGACATAATGAGGTCTATGTCATCAGAGGTTGAGCTGACAGCTGTAAACTCTGGCCTGACCTACACGTGCCCAGTCCAGGAACACATTACACTTCAGATGTTAAACGTCAGAACCTGCAGGGG ATGTGGTGAGCAGTCCTATAGATTGGAGGACTTTAATAACCTCAGTCTGGACCTGGTACCAGGGGGAACGGTGGGCCAGTGTCTGCAGGAGTATCTCAAG GAGAACCAGATAGAATTCACATGCCACTGTGGAGCGCAGCAGTCGTCCCTGCAGAGCTCTTTCTCCACCCTGCCGAA TGTGCTGATCCTGCACCTGAAGCGCTTTATAGTCACCAGGTCCTACACTGTCAACAAGATGAAGAATCCCATCACTTTGTCAAAAGAACTTGTGCTGAAGGAAGAGTATATGGCCAacagaaat ACGACAGCTCGTTATTCTCTGGTGAGCGTCGTCAGCCACATGGGCTCCAGTGCTGACAGTG GTCATTACATCTGCGACAGTATCTACGGAAGGCCGGATATGGGGGATTCAGCCAACCTTTGGCTAACATATAATGACGAGCGTGTTAGCcagacaacagcagaagatgtctgTCGCCGAAGAGAAACAACTGCTTTCCTACTGTTCTATGAAAAACAGG CCCTTGAAGAGCTAACACACCTGCCATCAGGGCTGCAATATTGA